Genomic segment of Candidatus Anoxymicrobium japonicum:
ACTCCCCTTTCTGGTCCCACTCCAGGGCGATAGGGCGCAATTCGTTCAACGCAAAGTCGTGCGCCATGTCAACGGCCGCCCTCTGTTCGTCAGTAAGTTTGAAATCAATCACTGCTTCCTCCTTTGATAACGGTTGCTTCAATCCATTCGAATCGCTGTCAGTTGTTCTACTTTCCTGTGAACTCCGCCTTGCCGGGACCACTCTCGATAAAACTTTTCATTCCGATTTTCTGGTCCTCGGTAGAGAAACAGAGCGCGATCGCCTGCGCTTCTATCGCCAGTCCGTCGGCCAGCGAACAGTTCATGCCCTTGTTGACGGATTGCTTGGCCATGGCGAGCGCGAACGGGGGGTATTTGGTCGCGTAGCGCGTGGCTACCTTTCGCGCGCTTGCGATGACAGCCGCGCCGTCACCCTCGACAACCTTGTCCACCACTCCGTACGCGAGGCACGTTTTCGCGTCGTAAAAGCGACCCGAGAAGATCATCTCCTTTGCCCTGGCGGGGCCGATAAGGCGGGGAAGCCTCTGTGTCCCGCCCGCGCCCGGAATGATCCCAAGCAGTATCTCTGGAACGCCAATCTGCGCGGTTTCGCCCGCAAACCTCCAGTCGCAAGCCAGCGCGATCTCGCACCCGCCGCCGAGCGCGAAACCGTTTATCGCGGCGATGACAGGCTTTGGGATGTTCTCGAGCCTGTTTAGAGCTTCCTGCGCCCCACTTATGAACCTGGAGACAATGAGCGGGGTCGCTTCCGCCATCTCGTTGATGTCCGCGCCCGCCGCGAACACCTTCTCGCCGCCGGTCAACACAACCGCGTGCACGTCGTCGTCGTACTGCAGCTCTGTCGAGCAAGCGCCGATCTCGAGGAACACCTGGCCGTTCAA
This window contains:
- a CDS encoding enoyl-CoA hydratase produces the protein MAYDFEFLKVEVDDHVATVRLDRPKVNALNGQVFLEIGACSTELQYDDDVHAVVLTGGEKVFAAGADINEMAEATPLIVSRFISGAQEALNRLENIPKPVIAAINGFALGGGCEIALACDWRFAGETAQIGVPEILLGIIPGAGGTQRLPRLIGPARAKEMIFSGRFYDAKTCLAYGVVDKVVEGDGAAVIASARKVATRYATKYPPFALAMAKQSVNKGMNCSLADGLAIEAQAIALCFSTEDQKIGMKSFIESGPGKAEFTGK